From the genome of Thermosynechococcus sp. NK55a:
GCACTGGTACCTTGGCGGGTGACGAGAATTGCTAAAACCGCTGGATTTTTTTCGTAGCTCTGGTAGTTAAAGAGGACGGGGTTAAAGGTGGCTTCCCCTTGGGGTGGAATCGGTAGGAAACAGGCTTGGGCACTCACCAGCACATGGCTATCGCGATCCGCCAAAAGGGAGCGCCCATTCCCCGCCCACGAGCGCGGGTTGTGGAGATAGTTGCGGAAGTTACCGAGGAATTCCTTGAGGTTGACCCGCTGGAGCGACTGGCCCTTTTCATTGCCCACAAAGATAAAGAAGCGTTCGAGGGGAATATCGGCCGTGCGATCGCTAAAGTTGGGAAAGCGAATCACTGGCATCAGACTCAGTTCATACCCCTTGGTGCGTGGGTTGTACTGCTGGATTTGAATTGTCATATCGCTGATATTGGGACCCACAGCAGAGTTGTGGTAGCGAGCCGTGTCTTCCCAGGTGATGTCAAGAATATTCAAGCCATACTGCTGGGCAAGGCGCTGCGCCTCTGGGTTGTGGATCATGCTGCGGGTGCGCTCAATCACTTCGTGGTAGCGATCGTAGTCAGCCACAGAAACGCGCGGTGGGGGGTCGGGTTGAGGGGATGGGGTTGGGGCTGATTCAATGCCCCAATTGGGTTGACCTTGGGCGGCAGACAGCCAGTTTTTTCCTGGGGAGAGCAACTCCCCCCCTAAAAGAGGGCCAAGAGCGAGTAAACCAATGAGGCCAAGGGAGAGCTTGAGGGGCACAGCCATAGAAGTGTTCTGAATCCTACCCCCTAGCCTAGTCAACGAGACCGACAATCCTGCCATGGTTTCACTTTTTGCAACAGGGTTTTACGATCAAAAAGCATCCTTGCCCAGACATTGCCTGTGTTATCCGCTGCTGAAATTCGCGATCGCGCCAGCCACCTCAAATCAACGCTGCCCCCCCAGGTCCGCCTGATTGCCGTCAGCAAGTTTATGCCAGCGGCTGCGATTCGTGCTGCCTATGAGGCCGGCATTCGGGATTTTGGCGAAAGTCGCGTGCAGGAAGCTGCCAGCAAACGCGCTGAATTGGCTGACCTCACGGACATTACATGGCATCTGATTGGCCATTTGCAAACAAATAAAGTACGGCAGGCGCTGCAACTCTTTGATTGGATTCACACCGTTGACCGCTGGAAGTTGGCCGAGCGGATCGATACCCTCCTCAAGGAGACGGGGGCAGCCAGTCCCCGCTGTCTCTTGCAGGTAAAACTCCGCCCCGACCCCCAAAAATATGGCTGGGAAAAATCAGAGCTAGAGGCCGCCCTGCCCCAACTGGATGCTCTCTCCCATCTGTGCTGCTGTGGTCTGATGACCATTCTGCCCTTGGGGTTGGCCCCCTCAGAACAGTTGCAAGTATTTCAGGAATTGCGGGCTTGGGGTGAGGAACTGAGCACAAAGCCATGGCAGCAGCTCCAGTGGCAGGAGTATTCGATGGGGATGACCCAAGACTATCCCCTGGCGGTGCAGGCCGGCGCAACGATGGTGCGCATTGGTACGGCTATTTTTGGCGATCGCCAATCGGCGTTAGCAATTCGGCAGGAGTAATGCCCTTGCAAGGGATTGGTTCTGAAATCGTCTCCAGTGGTGAAAAAGAAAACTGCCCGGCGATCAAAGCTCAAGGCCATCACAGTGTTGATTGTCATGCTCAGAATCGGTGGTGACTCCCGCAGCTTAGGACCAGCCGAGAGCAAGGTGGGCCGCATTTTTGCTACCAAGGCCGATTTTGACAGTGATGCCCAGCAGCAGATAGACCCGACGCTCAGCCGCGGCGGGGGCAATGAATTCATCCTGTAGGTGGCATTGGCCAATGGACATGATGAGCTTGCCTGCTGGATGGTAAGCCGGCAGTAAAGGGCGGGTGTAGACGGCATTGCTTAGATGCCACCACGCACCGAA
Proteins encoded in this window:
- a CDS encoding YggS family pyridoxal phosphate-dependent enzyme, with translation MLSAAEIRDRASHLKSTLPPQVRLIAVSKFMPAAAIRAAYEAGIRDFGESRVQEAASKRAELADLTDITWHLIGHLQTNKVRQALQLFDWIHTVDRWKLAERIDTLLKETGAASPRCLLQVKLRPDPQKYGWEKSELEAALPQLDALSHLCCCGLMTILPLGLAPSEQLQVFQELRAWGEELSTKPWQQLQWQEYSMGMTQDYPLAVQAGATMVRIGTAIFGDRQSALAIRQE